Sequence from the Streptosporangium brasiliense genome:
TCATCGTCAAGACGATGCGCACGACCTTCGACCGGATGGGCCTGCCACAGCCGCGCGGCATCCGGCTGCGCTGCCTCAACCGCATCCCGCACGCCCGGGGGCTGGGCTCCTCCTCGGCGGCGACCTGCGCGGGCATCCTCGCCGCGCGGGCGCTGGCCGGCACGCCCTACCCGGCCGCGCCCGGTCCGGCGGGGGCCGTCCCCGGCGGTCCGGAGGCGGCCGCCCGGTTCACCGACGACGACGTCTTCGCGCTGGCCACCGAGATCGAGGGGCATCCCGACAACGTGGCCCCGTGCCTGGCGGGCGGGCTGACCATCGCGTGGACGGACCAGTCGGACGCACCGCATATGGTGAAGCTGATCCCACACGCCGACATCCGGCCCGTGGCCATCATCCCCAGGCACCGGCTGTCCACAGAGGTCGCCCGGGGGCTGCTCCCCAAGGACGTGCCGCACGCCGACGCGTCCGCGAACGCCGGACGGGCCGCGCTGCTGATCGCGGCGCTGACCGACCGGCCCGAGCGGGAACTCCTGCTGGCCGCCACCGAAGATCGGCTGCACCAGAACTACCGCGCGCCTGCGATGCCGCAGAGCGTGGATCTGGTACAACGTCTGCGCGGGCTCGGCGTCCCTACGGTCGTCTCGGGAGCGGGCCCCACAATTCTTGCGTTTTCGACAGTGGATACGCAGGATTTGATCGCACCGGAAGTGGGTACTGATTGGCACATCCAGCCACTGGATGTCGAAACCCGCGGTGCCTGCGTTGGCTCTCCCGAGACACGCTGATGCCTCTTCGACCTTCAGGGAATAGCTGTGTGCGCTGGTGATGTTAGGCTGGTAGCCGCACCAGGTGCCCCCTTGTTGGGTGCGTGCTTGTCAGCCACACATCGCTGCATCATGTCCCACTCCGTGGGATGTGAGCGCCGCAGTGGCCTCCCCGAATCCGTCCCCTCCGAATGCTCCACATTCGGTTGGGGTAACGAGAGGCGGCGTTTGAGGGGACACGCGCGTTCGAATTACCTCGACATCTGGTTGCCGGTAGCAATCCGGGGGGTGTCCTCCAAGCCCCACCGTCGGCGAATCTCGATGGTGACGGCATGGATGTGCCCTTCTCCGACAGTGGCGGCGGTCCTCACGGGCCGTCGAGGATCGCAACGTGCAACCCGACCCGGTCTGTCCCACCGGGTTGATCGCACCACCGGGACGATTGGCTGATCGTGGCCACGCCCGACCCCTGGGAAGGACCCATTAGTGAGCGACACCACCGAACTCCTCTCCGACGCCGCCGGCGCGCCGCCGGCGGCCGGCGACACCCCCACCCGCGCCGCGGCCCGGCCGCGCCGTCGCTCCGGCACCGGCCTGTCTGCCATGGTGCTGCCTGAGCTGCAGGCCATGGCCTCCGGGCTTGGCATCAGCGGGACCGGGCGGATGCGCAAGAGCCAGCTCATCGCGGCCATCCAGGAGAAGCAGGGCGTATCACCCGAGAGCGCCCCTGCTCCCGCCGCCGCTGCCAAGGAGACTCCGCCGGCTCCGGCCGTCGCGGCCGAGCCGGTCGCCGAGCGCCCGGCCCGCAGCCGCAGGGAACGTTCCCGCCCGGCCGTCGCCGCCGAGCCCGTGGCCGAGCAGGCGCCCGCCGCTCCCGAGCCCGTGGCCGCGGCCGCTCCCGTGGTGGAGCAGCAGGCGGAGGCCGTTCAGACCGACAGCCGTCCCGAGCGTGGCGAGAGCCGTCGGGAGCGCGGCGACCGCCGCAGCCGTAACAGCGACCGTGGCGAGCGCACCGGCGACCGCCGTGAGCGCGGCGACGGCCGTGGCGACCAGCGCGCCGCCGACGCGGGCCAGAGCCGTGGTGAGCGCGGCGACCGCGGCGAGCGTAACGACCGCGGCGAGCGCGGTGAGCGTAACGACCGTGGCGAGCGCAACGACCGGGTGAACGACCGCGCCGAGCGGGGCGACCGGGGCGACCGCGGTGACCGCGGCCCGCAGAACCGTGGCCCGCAGGACCGTGGCCCGCAGGACCGCGGCGACCAGCACGGCGTCGGCGACGACGACGACCGCCGCGGCCGCCGCGGCCGGTTCCGGGAGCGCAACCGCCGTGGCCGTGACCGCTTCGACAGCAACGAGCCCGTGGTCGGCGACGACGACGTCCTGATCCCGATCGCCGGCATCCTGGACATCCTCGACAACTACGCGTTCGTGCGGACCAGCGGCTACCTGCCCGGCTCCAACGACGTCTACGTCTCCCTGGCCCAGATCCGCCGCAACGGCCTGCGCAAGGGCGACGTCGTCACCGGCGCCGTCCGCCAGCCCCGCGACGGCGAGCGCCGCGAGAAGTTCAACGCGCTCGTCCGCCTCGACACGGTCAACGGCATGGACCCGGAGCAGGCGCGGCAGCGGCCCGACTTCAACAAGCTCACGCCGCTGTACCCGCAGGAGCGGCTCCGCCTGGAGACCGAGCCCAACGTCCTGAGCACGCGGATCATCGACCTCGTCTCGCCGATCGGCAAGGGCCAGCGCGGCCTCATCGTCTCCCCGCCCAAGGCCGGTAAGACGATGGTGCTCCAGGCGATCGCCAACGCGATCACGCGCAACAGCCCCGAGTGCCACCTGATGGTCGTCCTCGTGGACGAGCGTCCGGAAGAGGTCACCGACATGCAGCGCTCGGTCAAGGGCGAGGTCATCCACTCGACCTTCGACCGCCCCGCCGAGGACCACACCACGGTCGCCGAGCTCGCCATCGAGCGCGCCAAGCGTCTGGTGGAGCTGGGCCACGACGTGGTCGTGCTGCTCGACTCGATCACCCGTCTGGGCCGGGCCTACAACCTGGCGGCCCCGGCCTCCGGCCGCATCCTGTCGGGTGGTGTCGACTCCACGGCGCTCTACCCGCCCAAGCGCTTCTTCGGCGCCGCCCGCAACATCGAGAACGGTGGCTCGCTGACGATCCTCGCCACCGCGCTGGTCGAGACCGGCTCGAAGATGGACGAGGTCATCTTCGAGGAGTTCAAGGGCACCGGCAACATGGAGCTCAAGCTCAACCGCTCCCTGGCCGACAAGCGCATCTTCCCGGCGGTGGACGTCGACGCGTCCAGCACCCGCAAGGAAGAGATCCTCATGTCGAAGGACGAGCTGCAGATCGTCTGGAAGCTGCGCCGGGTGCTCCACGCCCTGGACATGCAGCAGGCCCTGGAGCTGCTCCTGGAGAAGATGAGGGAGACCAAGTCCAACGCGGAGTTCCTCCTCCAGGTCCAGAAGACGACGGTCAGCTCCGACCGCGACTGATCACCTCGCTGTACGGCTCACGCCCCGGCCCCACGGCCGGGGCGTCTGTCGTCTCCGGGCCCTTGTGCGGGCGCACTCTTCGGGATATCCATACTTCAGGACGCCCGTCCGCCCCATCTCACCGCGCCCCGGGGTCCGGCGGGCATTTCACCGCGCCCCGGCCCCGGCGGGCCCGGACGCGGACCGTGATCGCAGCGCACGGAGCCAGAGGGGGGCGTATGACGGCCGAGACGGCGGTGGGCGGACCGGTGGCGCGCACGCCGTTGTGCCGGCGGGTGCCGCTGGGGCCGAACGGGCCGCTCGGGATGATCGTCGACCCGATGACCTGGCGCGCCGTGCCGTACCTGCTGGCGAGCATGTTCTACGGCATCACCTGCGCCGCCTTCCTGGCGTCGGCGATCCCGATCTCGCTCAGCCTGGTGGTCGTGTGGGCGGGGGTGCCGCTGGCCGCGCTGACCGCCTTCGCCTGGCGCGGTGCCGCGATGCTGGAGCGCAGGCTGCTCGGACTGGCCTTCGGCGTCACGATCCCCGACCCCTACCGCCCCTCCCGGCGCGACAACCTGTTCCTGCGCTGGAAGGACGTGTTCGCCGACCCGGCCACCTGGAAGGACCTCCTCTATCTGGTGCTGTTGGTGCCGGTGGGGATCGTGGAGTTCGTCGTCTCGGCGGTCCTGTGGTCGCTGGCACTCGGCCTGGTCCTCACGCCCACGGCCCTGCTGCTCGCCGGCGGCCCGCTGACGATCACCGACGGGGTGCTGGTCGACACCGTGCCGGAGGCGCTGCTGTGCGTGCCCGCCGGGCTGGGGATCTTCCTCGTCGCGCTCTACGCGACGCGGGGGATGGCCCGGCTGCACGGGATGCTCGGTCTCGCGCTGCTGGGCGCGGGGGAGAAGAACCTGCTGGCCGCCCGGGCGGCCCACCTGCGGGCCAGCCGGGCACGCGGGGTCGACGCGGCCGAGGCGGAGCGGCGCAGGATCGAACGCGACCTGCACGACGGCGCCCAGCAGCGGCTGCTGTCGGTCGCCATCGACCTGGGCCGGGCCCAGGCCAGGATGGACTCCGACCCGCAGGGCGCCCGGGAGCTCATCGCCCAGGCCCACGCCGGCACCAAGGCGGCGATCGCCGAGCTGCGCGACCTCGCCCGGGGCATCCATCCGGCGATCCTCACCGACCGGGGGCTGGACGCGGCGCTGTCCTCGCTCGCGGCTCGGGCGCCCGTACGGGTGGACCTGTCGGTGGAGGTCTCCCACCGCCCTCCGGCCGCCGTGGAGAGCATCGCCTACTTCATCGTGGCCGAGTCCCTGACCAACATGGTCAAGCACTCCGAGGCGACCGAGGCGTCGATCCGGGTCAGCCGGCGGGGCCAGCGGGTGGTGGTCGAGGTGCACGACAACGGGGTCGGCGCCGCGGTGCCGCGCGCCGGAGGCGGCCTCGCGGGGCTGGCGGACCGGGCCGCGACCATCGACGGCACGCTGAGCGTGGACAGCCCGCTCGGCGGTCCCACGCTGATCCGCGCCGAACTGCCCTGCGAGTGGTGAAAACTTGAGCCCATGCGGGTGGTGATCGCCGAAGACTCGGTGCTGTTGCGTGAGGGGCTCGCCCGGTTGCTGGCCGACGGCGGGATCGAGACCGTCGGGGTGGCGGGGGACGGCCCCGGCCTGGTGGCCGCGGTGGCCGAGCACGCTCCCGACCTGGCGGTCGTGGACGTGCGGATGCCGCCGAGCCATACCGACGAGGGGCTGCGCGCCGCCCTGGAGGCCAGGTCCCGGCGGCCGGGGCTGCCGATCCTGGTGCTGTCGCAGTATGTCGAGCAGCAGTACGCCACCGAGCTGATCGGCGGGGGCGCCGCGGCGGTCGGCTACCTGCTCAAGGAGCGGATCGCCGACGTGTCGGAGTTCCTCGACGCGGTGCGCCGGGTGGCGGCCGGGGGGACGGTCATCGATCCCGAAGTGATCGCGCAGCTGCTGAGCCGCCACCGCCGGGACGACCCGCTGGAGTCCCTGACCGCCAGGGAACGGGAGGTCCTGGCCCTGATGGCCGAGGGCCGCTCCAACGCGGCGGTCGCCGCGCGGCTGGCGGTCACCGACGGCGCGGTGGAGAAGCACATCTCCGGCATCTTCTCCAAGCTCGGCCTCGAACCCGCCTCCGACGACCACCGCCGGGTCCTCGCCGTCCTGGCCTACCTGGGCAGGTGAGACGGCGTCCGGCGCCGTCCACCGCCGGACACCGTCCCCACGTGTCCTGGCCGCCGGCACGGCCGGTGCCGTACAGGCGGACCTTGTCCGCTCGCTAGGTAAGGTAAATATTCGGTAAAATTACGATTTGAGCACTGGAGCCGGTGGGGCCGTTGTGACCTGTCCACAAACGCGGGCCATGCACGCGGGGAATGTCTTGTGGCCTGGGGTGGTTGGAGCATCTGGCACACTGGTAGCCGAACCGCAGCGGTTCCGGTTCCCGCCCGCGCGCACCTCAGTGTGCACACCGCGCGCAAGCCTGACAGGCGAGAGACAGTGGCGACCCGGCGACCGCGCCTTGGAGAGGACTGAAGCCATGAAGCCCGACATTCACCCGGAGTACGTGACCACCGAGGTGACCTGCACCTGTGGTAACTCCTTCACCACGCGCAGCACCGCCAAGAGCGGCGTGATCCACGCCGACGTGTGCTCGGCCTGCCACCCGTTCTACACGGGCAAGCAGAAGATCCTGGACACCGGCGGCCGGGTGGCGCGCTTCGAGAAGCGCTTCGGCAAGAAGACCACGGGCCAGTAGCCCACACTCGACGCCGGCCCGGAACCCCCCCGTTCTCCGAGGGGGCACCCGGGTCGGCGTTCGTGGTGATTAGGCAGGCTCGGAAGGGCTTTTCAGGAAGGACGCACGGTGAATCTCGACGAGCTGCTCAGTGAGTACGCCGAGCTGGAACTCAAGCTCGCCGACCCCGCCGTGCACGCCAACCCGACGCAGGCACGCACCTTCGGCAGGCGCTACGCCGAGCTGACCCCGATCGTCAACACCCATCGGGAGCTCGAAGGCGTCCGCGACGACCTGGCCACGGCCAAGGAGCTGGCGGCCGAGGACGAGGCCTTCGCCGAGGAGGCCAGAGAGCTCGAAGGGCGCGTCCCCGAGCTGGAGGACAAGCTCCGGCACCTGCTCGTCCCGCGTGATCCCAACGATGACAAGGACATCATCATGGAGATCAAGGCGGGCGAGGGCGGTGAGGAGTCGGCGCTGTTCGCCGGCGACCTCCTGCGGATGTACCTGCGCTACGCCGAGCGGATCGGCTGGAAGACCGAGCTCATCGACGCCACCCACTCCGACCTGGGCGGCTACAAGGACGTCACGGTCGCCCTGAAGGCCAGGGGCGACGAGGGCGTCTGGTCGAAGCTGAAGTTCGAGGGCGGCGTGCACCGCGTCCAGCGGGTGCCGGTCACCGAGTCGCAGGGCCGCATCCACACCAGCGCGGCGGGCGTCCTGGTCTATCCGGAGGCCGAGGAGGTCGACGTCCAGATCGACCCGAACGACCTGCGCATCGACGTCTACCGCTCCAGCGGTCCCGGCGGGCAGAGCGTCAACACCACCGACTCGGCGGTGCGGATCACGCACATCCCGACCGGTGTGGTCGCCTCCTGCCAGAACGAGAAGAGCCAGCTCCAGAACAAGGAGTCGGCCATGCGCATCCTCCGGGCCCGCCTGCAGGCCATCGCCGAGGAGGAGGCCAACGCCGCCGCGATGGCCGAGCGCAAGTCCCAGATCCGGACGGTCGACCGCTCCGAGCGCATCCGCACCTACAACTTCCCCGAGAACCGCATCTCCGACCACCGTGTCGGCTTCAAGGCCTACAACCTTGATCAGGTTCTGGACGGTGACCTCACGGCCGTCATCCAGTCCCTGCTTGACGCCGAGATGGCGGAGAAGCTCGCCGCCCACTCATAGAACGCGCCCATGACCTTTCTGCTGGACGAGATCGCCCTCGCCACCGCCCGGCTCGCCGAGGCAGGTGTGCCGTCGCCACGCACCGACGCCGAGGAGATCGCGGCATATGTCCACGGTGTACGGCGCAGCGAGCTGCACAACGTGACAGACGCGGACTTCGACGCGCTCTTCTGGGAGGGCGTCGCCCGGCGTGAGGCCCGCGAACCGCTCCAGCACATCACCGGGCGCGCCTACTTCCGCTATCTCTCCCTGGAGGTCGGGCCGGGCGTGTTCGTGCCGCGCCCGGAGACCGAGGTCGTGGCCGGATGGGCCATCGAGCGGCTGAGGGAGATGGACG
This genomic interval carries:
- the rho gene encoding transcription termination factor Rho; this translates as MSDTTELLSDAAGAPPAAGDTPTRAAARPRRRSGTGLSAMVLPELQAMASGLGISGTGRMRKSQLIAAIQEKQGVSPESAPAPAAAAKETPPAPAVAAEPVAERPARSRRERSRPAVAAEPVAEQAPAAPEPVAAAAPVVEQQAEAVQTDSRPERGESRRERGDRRSRNSDRGERTGDRRERGDGRGDQRAADAGQSRGERGDRGERNDRGERGERNDRGERNDRVNDRAERGDRGDRGDRGPQNRGPQDRGPQDRGDQHGVGDDDDRRGRRGRFRERNRRGRDRFDSNEPVVGDDDVLIPIAGILDILDNYAFVRTSGYLPGSNDVYVSLAQIRRNGLRKGDVVTGAVRQPRDGERREKFNALVRLDTVNGMDPEQARQRPDFNKLTPLYPQERLRLETEPNVLSTRIIDLVSPIGKGQRGLIVSPPKAGKTMVLQAIANAITRNSPECHLMVVLVDERPEEVTDMQRSVKGEVIHSTFDRPAEDHTTVAELAIERAKRLVELGHDVVVLLDSITRLGRAYNLAAPASGRILSGGVDSTALYPPKRFFGAARNIENGGSLTILATALVETGSKMDEVIFEEFKGTGNMELKLNRSLADKRIFPAVDVDASSTRKEEILMSKDELQIVWKLRRVLHALDMQQALELLLEKMRETKSNAEFLLQVQKTTVSSDRD
- a CDS encoding sensor histidine kinase encodes the protein MTAETAVGGPVARTPLCRRVPLGPNGPLGMIVDPMTWRAVPYLLASMFYGITCAAFLASAIPISLSLVVVWAGVPLAALTAFAWRGAAMLERRLLGLAFGVTIPDPYRPSRRDNLFLRWKDVFADPATWKDLLYLVLLVPVGIVEFVVSAVLWSLALGLVLTPTALLLAGGPLTITDGVLVDTVPEALLCVPAGLGIFLVALYATRGMARLHGMLGLALLGAGEKNLLAARAAHLRASRARGVDAAEAERRRIERDLHDGAQQRLLSVAIDLGRAQARMDSDPQGARELIAQAHAGTKAAIAELRDLARGIHPAILTDRGLDAALSSLAARAPVRVDLSVEVSHRPPAAVESIAYFIVAESLTNMVKHSEATEASIRVSRRGQRVVVEVHDNGVGAAVPRAGGGLAGLADRAATIDGTLSVDSPLGGPTLIRAELPCEW
- the prfA gene encoding peptide chain release factor 1, whose product is MNLDELLSEYAELELKLADPAVHANPTQARTFGRRYAELTPIVNTHRELEGVRDDLATAKELAAEDEAFAEEARELEGRVPELEDKLRHLLVPRDPNDDKDIIMEIKAGEGGEESALFAGDLLRMYLRYAERIGWKTELIDATHSDLGGYKDVTVALKARGDEGVWSKLKFEGGVHRVQRVPVTESQGRIHTSAAGVLVYPEAEEVDVQIDPNDLRIDVYRSSGPGGQSVNTTDSAVRITHIPTGVVASCQNEKSQLQNKESAMRILRARLQAIAEEEANAAAMAERKSQIRTVDRSERIRTYNFPENRISDHRVGFKAYNLDQVLDGDLTAVIQSLLDAEMAEKLAAHS
- the rpmE gene encoding 50S ribosomal protein L31, producing MKPDIHPEYVTTEVTCTCGNSFTTRSTAKSGVIHADVCSACHPFYTGKQKILDTGGRVARFEKRFGKKTTGQ
- a CDS encoding homoserine kinase; translation: MTDSSRVVVRVPATSANLGPGFDALGLALGLYDEVEVSLVEPPGGPGSRSVAIVVEGEGEGELDLGEGHLIVKTMRTTFDRMGLPQPRGIRLRCLNRIPHARGLGSSSAATCAGILAARALAGTPYPAAPGPAGAVPGGPEAAARFTDDDVFALATEIEGHPDNVAPCLAGGLTIAWTDQSDAPHMVKLIPHADIRPVAIIPRHRLSTEVARGLLPKDVPHADASANAGRAALLIAALTDRPERELLLAATEDRLHQNYRAPAMPQSVDLVQRLRGLGVPTVVSGAGPTILAFSTVDTQDLIAPEVGTDWHIQPLDVETRGACVGSPETR
- a CDS encoding response regulator transcription factor, which encodes MRVVIAEDSVLLREGLARLLADGGIETVGVAGDGPGLVAAVAEHAPDLAVVDVRMPPSHTDEGLRAALEARSRRPGLPILVLSQYVEQQYATELIGGGAAAVGYLLKERIADVSEFLDAVRRVAAGGTVIDPEVIAQLLSRHRRDDPLESLTAREREVLALMAEGRSNAAVAARLAVTDGAVEKHISGIFSKLGLEPASDDHRRVLAVLAYLGR